GCTCAGCGGAGCGGGCGAGATCGACGTACCGTCCTTCTCGGTGCCGTCCGCCGAGGGCGGCGACGCCGGCGGCGCACCGGAGTTCTGGGACCTCGTGGTGGACCACCTCGAGGGCTTCGTGTGGCCCAACGCCGACACCGGCAGGCTGCGCCAGGCGGCGAACACCTGGCGCACCGCACAGCGCTCGGTCGCCCTGCTCCCGGGCACCTGCGACAGCGCCATCGGGCTGCTGGAGGCGCAGAAATCGCCGGAGATCCCGCTGGCGGTCAACGCCGTCACCGAGCTGAAGGACGCCGCCGTCGACCTCGCCGAGGCGTTCGGCGAGCTGGCCTCGGCCTGCGACGGCTACGCCGACGTCGTCGACCAGCAGCGTGAGGTCATCAAGGGGATCCTCAAGGAGCTGGCGATCGAGCTCGGGATCACCGCCACCATCGGGGTCATCACCAGCTTCTTCACCTTCGGGGGCGGCGGCGCGGTGGCCGCCGGCGTCGCGACGGCCCGGGCCATCAAGTTCGCGAAGCGGATCATCAAGGCCATCGACGACATCCGTGACCTCGCGAAGGCAAGGGCCCTGCTCGCGCTCGGCCGGGTCGGCACGAAGGTGAAGGGCCTGGGACCCGTCCTGCGGCGGCTGGCGACCAAGTCCCGCAACTCCTTCAAGGGCTTCAAGGGCCCCAAGAAGCCCCCGAACGCCAAGGAGATCGCCGACATCGGCAAGAAGGTGAGCCGCCAGAAGCAGGCCCGCCACGTGAAGGACACCCCCGAGTGGGTCAAGCGCGGCAAGGGTGGCTACTTCAACAGCGAGAAGGACGCGCAGGACGTCCTCGACGCGCTGCACTCCGGGAAGGCCAAGATCGTCGGGTACGACAAGCACGGCCACCCGATCGTGCGCCACAACGACGTCACGGGGTACAACAACAACCCGCTGGCCGGCTACCACGACCAGCCGACCCACGTCTTCATCATCAAGGGCACGAAGCCGCCGAGCGTCGTACCGACCAGTCCCACCAAGGGGTGAGCATGAGCCAGCACCTGGATCTCGAGAACACTGTCGTCCTGGCCGCCGTGCAGGCACTGATCGGCGCGGTGACGCCGTCGATGGCGGCGATCTCCGTGGAGGTCGACGCCGAGGCCGAGACGGCGGTCCTCCACGTCGCCCTGCAGTACGCCGACAACACGATCGCCTCGTTGCTCGAGGAGGTCGCCGAC
Above is a genomic segment from Nocardioides aromaticivorans containing:
- a CDS encoding WXG100-like domain-containing protein codes for the protein MTRVDVGGTGYDDATEALISVNQRAAIHYETLTSDLAGHGGMAGDDSTSHDFAVEYDPGAQGAVDALRDFVDAAGNLGVLTALSIENHRKADNGAVYGAPPLVYDGSQSLSGAGEIDVPSFSVPSAEGGDAGGAPEFWDLVVDHLEGFVWPNADTGRLRQAANTWRTAQRSVALLPGTCDSAIGLLEAQKSPEIPLAVNAVTELKDAAVDLAEAFGELASACDGYADVVDQQREVIKGILKELAIELGITATIGVITSFFTFGGGGAVAAGVATARAIKFAKRIIKAIDDIRDLAKARALLALGRVGTKVKGLGPVLRRLATKSRNSFKGFKGPKKPPNAKEIADIGKKVSRQKQARHVKDTPEWVKRGKGGYFNSEKDAQDVLDALHSGKAKIVGYDKHGHPIVRHNDVTGYNNNPLAGYHDQPTHVFIIKGTKPPSVVPTSPTKG